The following are from one region of the Thiocapsa rosea genome:
- a CDS encoding DUF6399 domain-containing protein — translation MTRRTRLEQAEHLAAAEMRLAAGETQRAVATDMGIARSTLRDWCGDVPRGDPPTGLTAFARTPDGIAWLHRMVLAAHFSITLRAAGGTRLVSEFLELSGLSAFVGVSDGAQHALNVALETAVVAVAAEQRTALAEGMPARAVTVCEDETFHPGICLVTIEPVSNFIVLEQYAADRTAATWTAALQGACTGLAVEVIQSTADEAKALRRHAETDFGAHHSPDLFHGQHELSKATSLALARDLRQAEAGVAAAQIRWEAERAAQQAFEARLPRPLGRPPAFETRIAAALSALVAVEAERDRARERQTEARELIRELGVLYHPYDPVDGQTQPVERVAARFTDVWTRLKGLAEAADLPERARERIMKAERLTVQWLATLAFFFATVSARVDALGLSPELETAVLEQLIPGIYLERVASRSTAAETRHRVQAVSTALLDALRRPDHPLQRLAPEDSARVEQVAGACADLFQRSSSCVEGRNGQLSLHHHGRHRLSDRRLAALTGVHNFHIRRPDGTTAAERFFGRTHLALFEQILLRVPLPPRPRRRRPRPPKLPYLMPVAA, via the coding sequence ATGACGCGGCGCACACGCTTGGAGCAAGCCGAGCACCTCGCGGCGGCCGAGATGCGGCTGGCGGCGGGGGAGACGCAACGCGCTGTGGCCACCGATATGGGTATTGCGCGCAGTACCTTGCGGGACTGGTGCGGGGACGTCCCGCGCGGGGATCCGCCGACGGGCCTGACGGCCTTCGCGCGCACCCCGGACGGGATCGCTTGGTTGCATCGGATGGTGCTTGCGGCGCATTTCAGCATCACCTTGCGGGCGGCGGGTGGCACCCGGCTGGTGAGTGAGTTTCTGGAACTGAGCGGACTGTCGGCCTTCGTCGGGGTCAGCGACGGCGCGCAGCACGCGCTCAATGTCGCCTTGGAAACGGCCGTGGTCGCGGTGGCCGCGGAGCAGCGCACGGCGCTTGCCGAGGGCATGCCGGCGCGTGCGGTGACGGTGTGCGAGGACGAAACCTTTCATCCGGGGATCTGCTTGGTCACCATCGAGCCGGTGTCGAACTTCATTGTCCTGGAGCAGTACGCCGCGGATCGCACCGCGGCGACCTGGACGGCCGCGCTGCAAGGCGCCTGCACGGGGCTCGCCGTGGAGGTCATCCAGAGCACCGCCGACGAGGCCAAGGCGCTGCGTCGGCATGCCGAGACGGATTTCGGTGCTCACCACTCCCCGGACCTCTTTCACGGCCAACACGAACTCTCCAAAGCCACGTCCTTGGCGTTGGCGCGCGATCTGCGCCAGGCTGAAGCCGGCGTCGCCGCCGCGCAGATACGATGGGAGGCCGAGCGCGCGGCGCAGCAGGCGTTCGAGGCGCGCTTGCCGCGCCCGCTCGGGCGTCCACCGGCCTTCGAGACCCGCATTGCCGCCGCCCTGAGCGCGCTGGTCGCCGTCGAAGCCGAACGCGACCGCGCACGGGAGCGGCAGACCGAGGCGCGTGAATTGATCCGCGAACTCGGTGTGCTGTATCACCCGTATGATCCGGTGGATGGACAGACGCAGCCGGTGGAGCGCGTGGCGGCGCGCTTCACCGACGTCTGGACGCGCCTGAAGGGATTGGCCGAGGCCGCCGACCTGCCCGAGCGCGCCCGCGAACGCATCATGAAGGCCGAGCGCCTGACCGTGCAATGGCTCGCCACGCTTGCGTTCTTCTTCGCCACCGTGAGCGCCAGGGTCGATGCCCTCGGGCTGTCCCCGGAGCTGGAAACGGCGGTCCTCGAGCAGCTCATCCCCGGCATCTACCTCGAGCGCGTCGCCTCCCGCAGCACCGCGGCCGAGACCCGACACCGCGTGCAGGCGGTGAGTACCGCGTTGCTCGACGCGCTGCGTCGACCCGATCATCCGCTGCAGCGTCTCGCGCCCGAGGACAGCGCTCGGGTCGAACAGGTCGCCGGCGCCTGCGCCGATCTGTTCCAACGCAGCAGTTCCTGCGTAGAAGGACGCAACGGCCAACTGTCGCTGCATCATCACGGGCGTCATCGTTTGAGCGACCGCAGGCTCGCCGCACTCACGGGCGTGCACAACTTCCACATCCGCCGCCCCGACGGCACGACCGCCGCCGAGCGCTTCTTCGGGAGGACACACCTCGCGCTGTTCGAGCAGATCCTCCTGCGCGTGCCCTTGCCGCCGCGACCGCGACGCCGACGGCCACGCCCGCCGAAACTGCCCTATCTGATGCCGGTCGCAGCCTGA